In Callospermophilus lateralis isolate mCalLat2 chromosome 18, mCalLat2.hap1, whole genome shotgun sequence, one DNA window encodes the following:
- the LOC143383429 gene encoding cocaine esterase-like: MWLHRLHGQLGIVACGVLLLLLQGQGQDSVSPIRTTHTGQVWGSLLHVKGTDAGVHTFLGIPFAKPPVGPLRFAAPEPPEPWSGVRDGTSHPAMCLQDAKAMNTQSLKLLNLTLPSIPMSEDCLYLNIYTPAHAHEGSNLPVMVWIHGGALVIGMASMYDGSILATTEDVVVVTIQYRLGVLGFFSTGDQHATGNWGYLDQVAALRWVQQNIAHFGGNPDRVTIFGESAGGTSVSSHVVSPMSQGLFHRAIMESGVALLPSLIASSSEAVSTMVANLSDCGQVESEALVSCLRGKSEEEMLAITKAFKIIPAVVDGAFLPRHPQELLTSADFQPVPSIIGVNNDEYGWVIPSSMGTAHPQKKIDRRTVQAALQRRAAQMMLPAEFGDLLMEEYMGDNEDPDTLQGQFQEMMEDLMFVIPALQVAHFQRSHAPVYFYEFQHRPDFFKDIKPPHVKADHGDEILFIFRSFFWGKQVELTEEEELLSRRMMKYWANFARNGNPNGEGLPHWPLFDQDQQYLQLDIQPAVGKALKAHRLQFWTKTLPQKIQELKGDKVKHTDL; this comes from the exons ATGTGGCTGCACAGACTTCATGGGCAGCTGGGCATCGTGGCCTGTGGGGTcctgctgctcctcctccaagGCCAGG GCCAGGACTCAGTCAGCCCCATCCGGACCACCCACACCGGGCAGGTGTGGGGCAGTCTCCTCCATGTGAAGGGCACCGATGCTGGGGTCCACACCTTCCTGGGAATTCCCTTTGCCAAGCCACCTGTAGGACCACTGCGCTTTGCAGCCCCTGAGCCTCCTGAACCTTGGAGTGGTGTGAGGGATGGAACCTCCCACCCAGCCAT GTGTCTGCAGGATGCCAAAGCAATGAATACACAGTCTCTCAAGCTGTTGAATCTGACCCTGCCTTCCATCCCCATGTCAGAAGACTGCCTGTATCTCAACATCTACACGCCTGCTCATGCCCATGAGGGCTCTAACCTTCCT GTGATGGTATGGATCCATGGTGGTGCGCTAGTTATAGGCATGGCATCTATGTACGATGGTTCTATTCTGGCAACCACTGAGGATGTGGTGGTGGTCACTATCCAGTACCGCCTAGGAGTTCTGGGCTTCTTCAG CACTGGAGACCAGCATGCCACTGGCAACTGGGGCTACCTGGACCAAGTGGCCGCCCTACGCTGGGTCCAGCAGAATATTGCCCACTTTGGAGGCAACCCTGATCGCGTCACCATTTTTGGCGAGTCTGCAGGTGGCACTAGTGTGTCCTCACATGTGGTGTCTCCAATGTCCCAAGGACTCTTTCATCGTGCCATCATGGAGAGTGGGGTGGCCCTGCTGCCCAGCCTCATTGCCAGCTCATCTGAAGCAGTTTCCACA ATGGTGGCCAACCTGTCTGACTGTGGGCAGGTAGAGTCAGAGGCCCTGGTGAGCTGCCTTCGAGGCAAGAGCGAAGAGGAAATGCTGGCTATTACCAAG GCCTTCAAGATCATTCCCGCTGTGGTAGATGGGGCCTTCCTGCCCAGGCACCCCCAGGAGCTTCTGACTTCTGCTGATTTTCAACCTGTCCCCAGCATCATTGGGGTCAACAATGATGAATATGGCTGGGTCATTCCCTCG AGCATGGGCACCGCTCACCCCCAGAAGAAAATAGACAGAAGGACTGTGCAGGCTGCTCTGCAGAGAAGAGCAGCACAGATG ATGTTGCCTGCTGAATTTGGTGACCTGTTGATGGAGGAGTATATGGGGGACAACGAAGACCCAGATACTCTTCAAGGCCAGTTCCAGGAAATGATGGAGGACTTAATGTTTGTGATCCCTGCACTCCAAGTAGCACATTTTCAGC GTTCCCATGCCCCTGTCTACTTCTACGAGTTCCAGCATCGACCTGACTTTTTTAAGGACATCAAGCCACCCCATGTGAAGGCCGACCATGGTGATGAGATTCTCTTTATCTTCAGATCCTTTTTCTGGGGCAAGCAAG TTGAGCTcactgaggaggaggagctgctgagCAGGAGGATGATGAAGTACTGGGCCAACTTTGCTCGAAATGG GAACCCCAACGGAGAGGGCCTACCCCACTGGCCACTGTTCGACCAGGACCAGCAGTACCTGCAGTTGGACATCCAGCCTGCTGTGGGCAAGGCCCTGAAGGCCCACAGGCTACAGTTCTGGACCAAGACCCTGCCTCAGAAGATCCAGGAGCTAAAGGGAGATAAGGTGAAGCACACAGATCTCTAG